From Natronospira bacteriovora, one genomic window encodes:
- a CDS encoding Rieske (2Fe-2S) protein encodes MAEREITVCTLAEIADPGAKEFEYDTGDGREYGFVVCRDGQVTAFVNSCPHTGASLNWGPDRFLTKAGDMIMCGVHGAIFRPHDGHCTQGPCEGQALTALPCRVTDGEVRVTVEG; translated from the coding sequence ATGGCCGAGCGGGAAATCACAGTCTGCACCCTGGCGGAGATCGCCGATCCCGGGGCGAAGGAATTCGAGTATGACACCGGGGACGGGCGGGAATACGGCTTTGTCGTGTGCCGCGACGGCCAGGTGACTGCCTTCGTCAACAGCTGCCCGCACACCGGCGCGTCCTTGAACTGGGGTCCGGACCGCTTCCTGACCAAGGCCGGCGACATGATCATGTGCGGCGTCCACGGCGCCATCTTCCGCCCCCATGACGGCCACTGCACCCAGGGCCCCTGCGAAGGCCAGGCCCTCACCGCCCTGCCCTGCCGCGTGACCGACGGCGAGGTGCGCGTCACAGTGGAAGGCTAA
- a CDS encoding DUF6763 family protein, with protein MFLKDETGIPAVIGDWYRDYSGGLFEVVAIDEQDGTIEIQFFDGTVEEVDIDLWEEVAMTTAEPPEDWSGSMDMEREDYGVDLDDGGGSRDEWANPLDTLDSDYRF; from the coding sequence ATGTTCCTGAAGGACGAAACCGGCATACCGGCGGTCATCGGTGATTGGTACCGGGATTATTCCGGCGGTCTATTCGAGGTGGTGGCCATCGACGAGCAGGATGGCACCATCGAGATCCAGTTTTTTGACGGCACCGTGGAGGAAGTGGACATCGACCTCTGGGAGGAGGTTGCCATGACCACGGCCGAGCCGCCGGAAGACTGGTCCGGTTCCATGGACATGGAGCGCGAGGACTACGGCGTGGACCTGGACGACGGCGGCGGCAGCCGCGACGAGTGGGCCAATCCCCTCGACACCCTCGACTCGGATTATCGCTTCTGA